A stretch of DNA from Caldalkalibacillus salinus:
TTATTTATAGAATCCGTTGTTAACCGTGATTATCCGGTCATTATGGCCATTAATATCATCACCGCTATCGCCCTACTACTGGGTAACTTATTGGCCGATATATTTTACGCGGTGGTCGACCCACGCATTCGTTATGATTAATGTCCAGGAGGGGAGATAGATGGAACTTGAAAAACAGCCTACAACAGAGAGTGCGGTTGAAGCTAATCAACAAAAAAACAGCCTAGGGCCATGGGCATTAGCGTATCGGCGCTTTAAGAAAAATAAGTTAGCTGTAGCCGGTGTCTTCATGCTTGCTTTTATTCTCTTCATTGCCGTATTCGCAGATGTGATTGACCAAGGCACAGACCCAACCGAATCAGACTTATATAATATAGAAGCCCCAATGGAAGGCTTTGGGGGTGAACATATCTTAGGTACAGATTCGTCGGGGAGAGACGTTTTTGCTCGGTTAGTTCATGGGTCAAGGGTGTCTTTGACTATTGGCTACTTTGCCATGTTTTTCACAGTGTTAATTGGGATTGTACTTGGTTCCCTATCCGGCTACTACGGTGGAAAAGTAGATGGTTTGATCATGCGGTTTACAGATATTATGCTCAATTTTCCTTTTCTGTTGTTTGTCCTTACGGTTGTGGCTATATTACAAGATATTAATATTATGATATTTGTTGCGGTCATCGCCTTAACCGCTTGGCCTGCAATAACGAGGATTATAAGGGGCACGTATTTGCAATTAAGAGAGC
This window harbors:
- the opp4C gene encoding oligopeptide ABC transporter permease, whose product is MELEKQPTTESAVEANQQKNSLGPWALAYRRFKKNKLAVAGVFMLAFILFIAVFADVIDQGTDPTESDLYNIEAPMEGFGGEHILGTDSSGRDVFARLVHGSRVSLTIGYFAMFFTVLIGIVLGSLSGYYGGKVDGLIMRFTDIMLNFPFLLFVLTVVAILQDINIMIFVAVIALTAWPAITRIIRGTYLQLREQEFILSARAIGCSDARMIFRHLLPNAMGPIIVNATLAMATMIIVESGLSFLGFGIPQPTPTWGNMITDATSPRIIQNHPNIWLPPAIAIFMTVLAINFIGDGLRDALDPRSRK